A part of Diprion similis isolate iyDipSimi1 chromosome 12, iyDipSimi1.1, whole genome shotgun sequence genomic DNA contains:
- the LOC124413412 gene encoding uncharacterized protein LOC124413412, which translates to MDKIFQLIMPVLTSPSTAITPSCWNEIRSPSWDKIRSPSSDFCPSNARCFHQRKRLFEPIIKTIERLFQSDIEEVVEIGEAERSTENSQIDGESSLIYVSSAIQHRELFKDADEPSTSSEKNSSWHEGLETLKSSVLKQRTTHSSPKLVTSHFEDSGFMNCSIEMVPRVQWSILDLDCSQKTSLGDRSSENNPDSYDQFSFDSYLLGGKDHSQSFGIKPCGENLDSRTSDKLSNDKLEAERNALDPNHGVEKCSGHNQSLTNIEDECEDDATAKKSTNTRSRNETSTGFVHKCSLICANHSSFPSKENCLIFDGLSCAGKRKQVRKRPTGSGSYRGRRDKMQGENSTLSECLGASTMSVEIGDYHLLVDESECISLQDITNAKSSKTEKKIRQLIAFE; encoded by the exons atggataaaatttttcaact CATCATGCCTGTCCTAACCTCGCCCTCCACGGCTATAACACCGTCATGTTGGAATGAAATCAGATCGCCAAGTTGGGATAAAATCAGATCGCCAAGTTCGGATTTCTGTCCTTCGAATGCTCGATGTTTCCACCAACGAAAAAGGCTCTTCGAACCGATCATCAAAACGATCGAGAGACTATTTCAGAGCGATATCGAGGAGGTGGTTGAGATCGGAGAGGCAGAACGCAGTACGGAAAATAGCCAAATTGACGGAGAAAGTTCGCTGATTTACGTTTCTTCCGCGATCCAACATCGAGAGCTATTCAAAGATGCGGATGAACCATCAACctcttctgaaaaaaattcttcgtggCACGAGGGATTGGAAACATTGAAATCTTCTGTGCTGAAACAGAGAACAACTCACTCCTCACCGAAGCTCGTTACTTCTCACTTTGAGGATTCTGGGTTCATGAACTGTTCCATCGAGATGGTACCGCGGGTGCAGTGGTCGATCTTGGATCTAGATTGTTCTCAGAAGACTTCGCTCGGTGATAGATCCAGTGAAAATAATCCAGATTCGTACGATCAATTCTCGTTTGATTCATATCTGCTAGGAGGAAAGGATCATTCGCAGTCTTTCGGCATAAAACCATGCGGCGAAAATCTCGACAGCCGCACCAGTGATAAGCTCTCAAATGATAAATTAGAGGCCGAAAGAAACGCTCTTGACCCTAACCATGGCGTCGAGAAATGCTCGGGCCACAATCAGTCGCTGACAAACATTGAAGACGAGTGCGAGGATGACGCAACTGCCAAAAAATCTACCAATACCAGATCTAGAAACGAAACGTCAACAGGCTTCGTTCATAAATGTAGCCTAATTTGTGCCAATCATTCTTCATTCCCATCCAAAGAAAACTGTTTAATTTTTGATGGACTCAGCTGTGCTGGCAAACGTAAACAAGTTCGTAAACGGCCGACTGGTTCTGGTTCTTACAGAGGGAGACGTGACAAAATGCAGGGTGAAAATTCGACGCTCTCTGAATGTTTAGGAGCGTCCACCATGTCGGTAGAAATTGGGGATTATCATTTATTGGTTGACGAATCGGAATGCATATCCCTACAAGATATAACTAACGCGAAATCCTCAAAGACCGAAAAGAAGATACGGCAACTGATCGCGTTCGAATAA
- the LOC124413411 gene encoding E3 ubiquitin-protein ligase RMND5A isoform X1 has translation MRKTIMEACNAVEREVAKVLLKFSAIDDHGETVLRDLINHIESIKKELEDGPSDHELTQCQIQVLNQAMTKVRDTVQRLATDHRDLHSTVSKVGKAIDRNFIADFASTSREDVFSGPEKTHLLNQVICQHFYRQGMLDIADELASEAGIKTEEGRKEPFTELNHILDCLKQRNLEPALDWARNHREALLAQNSSLEFKLHRLHFIRLVQQGPTKQAEAILYARKNLTQFVARYEKEVQSLMGTLMYLPNGIQSSPYSHLLNPTLWLDIHDVFTKEACTLLGLSVDSPLSVCINAGCTALPALLNIKQVMQQRQVTGIWNGKDELPIEIDLGKQSRYHSVFACPILRQQSTENNPPMKLVCGHVISRDAILKLTSANKNQFVSRLKCPYCPVEQNRDDARLLYF, from the exons ATGCGAAAAACAATAATGGAGGCTTGTAATGCTGTCGAGCGCGAAGTTGCCAAAGTTTTGTTAAAATTCAGTGCGATAGACGACCACGGTGAAACTGTGCTGCGGGATTTGATAAACCACATCGAATCCATTAAAAAAGAGCTCGAAGACG GTCCATCCGATCACGAATTGACACAATGTCAAATACAAGTGTTAAATCAAGCGATGACCAAGGTCCGGGATACAGTGCAGCGATTAGCGACAGACCATCGCGACCTTCACAGCACAGTTTCAAAAGTTGGCAAAGCCATTGACAGGAATTTCATCGCCGACTTTGCTAGCACAAGTAGAGAAGATGTGTTCTCTGGACCTGAAAAAACACACCTACTCAATCAAGTTATTTGCCAGCATTTTTACAGGCAGGGGATGCTGGATATTGCCGATGAACTCGCATCG GAAGCTGGAATCAAGACTGAAGAAGGCAGAAAGGAACCTTTCACAGAGTTAAACCACATTTTGGATTGTCTGAAACAACGTAACTTGGAGCCGGCTTTAGACTGGGCGCGCAATCACCGCGAGGCGCTTCTTGCTCAG AACTCATCACTGGAATTCAAGCTGCATAGACTACATTTTATAAGATTAGTACAACAAGGCCCCACGAAACAGGCTGAGGCAATTCTTTATGCCCGAAAAAATCTCACACAGTTTGTTGCACGATACGAGAAAGAAGTTCAGTCTCTGATGGGGACTCTTATGTATCTACCCAATGGAATACAGTCTTCACCTTATAGTCATTTACTAAACCCAACGCTGTGGCTTGACATTCATGATGTTTTTACTAAAGAAGCGTGTACACTACTAGGCCTCAGTGTTGACAGTCCACTCTCCGTTTG CATAAACGCGGGATGTACAGCTTTACCTGCGCTCTTGAATATCAAACAAGTGATGCAGCAGCGACAAGTGACTGGTATCTGGAACGGAAAGGATGAGCTTCCT ATCGAAATAGACTTGGGGAAGCAGAGCCGTTATCACTCCGTATTCGCATGTCCAATCCTGCGACAGCAGAGCACCGAAAATAATCCACCGATGAAGTTGGTGTGCGGTCATGTAATTTCACGAGACGCCATCCTCAAATTGACTAGTGCTAACAA aaatcaatttgtttccAGATTGAAATGTCCGTACTGCCCGGTCGAACAAAACCGAGACGACGCCAGGTTATTATACTTCTAG
- the LOC124413411 gene encoding E3 ubiquitin-protein ligase RMND5A isoform X2 → MRKTIMEACNAVEREVAKVLLKFSAIDDHGETVLRDLINHIESIKKELEDGPSDHELTQCQIQVLNQAMTKVRDTVQRLATDHRDLHSTVSKVGKAIDRNFIADFASTSREDVFSGPEKTHLLNQVICQHFYRQGMLDIADELASEAGIKTEEGRKEPFTELNHILDCLKQRNLEPALDWARNHREALLAQNSSLEFKLHRLHFIRLVQQGPTKQAEAILYARKNLTQFVARYEKEVQSLMGTLMYLPNGIQSSPYSHLLNPTLWLDIHDVFTKEACTLLGLSVDSPLSVCINAGCTALPALLNIKQVMQQRQVTGIWNGKDELPIEIDLGKQSRYHSVFACPILRQQSTENNPPMKLVCGHVISRDAILKLTSANKLKCPYCPVEQNRDDARLLYF, encoded by the exons ATGCGAAAAACAATAATGGAGGCTTGTAATGCTGTCGAGCGCGAAGTTGCCAAAGTTTTGTTAAAATTCAGTGCGATAGACGACCACGGTGAAACTGTGCTGCGGGATTTGATAAACCACATCGAATCCATTAAAAAAGAGCTCGAAGACG GTCCATCCGATCACGAATTGACACAATGTCAAATACAAGTGTTAAATCAAGCGATGACCAAGGTCCGGGATACAGTGCAGCGATTAGCGACAGACCATCGCGACCTTCACAGCACAGTTTCAAAAGTTGGCAAAGCCATTGACAGGAATTTCATCGCCGACTTTGCTAGCACAAGTAGAGAAGATGTGTTCTCTGGACCTGAAAAAACACACCTACTCAATCAAGTTATTTGCCAGCATTTTTACAGGCAGGGGATGCTGGATATTGCCGATGAACTCGCATCG GAAGCTGGAATCAAGACTGAAGAAGGCAGAAAGGAACCTTTCACAGAGTTAAACCACATTTTGGATTGTCTGAAACAACGTAACTTGGAGCCGGCTTTAGACTGGGCGCGCAATCACCGCGAGGCGCTTCTTGCTCAG AACTCATCACTGGAATTCAAGCTGCATAGACTACATTTTATAAGATTAGTACAACAAGGCCCCACGAAACAGGCTGAGGCAATTCTTTATGCCCGAAAAAATCTCACACAGTTTGTTGCACGATACGAGAAAGAAGTTCAGTCTCTGATGGGGACTCTTATGTATCTACCCAATGGAATACAGTCTTCACCTTATAGTCATTTACTAAACCCAACGCTGTGGCTTGACATTCATGATGTTTTTACTAAAGAAGCGTGTACACTACTAGGCCTCAGTGTTGACAGTCCACTCTCCGTTTG CATAAACGCGGGATGTACAGCTTTACCTGCGCTCTTGAATATCAAACAAGTGATGCAGCAGCGACAAGTGACTGGTATCTGGAACGGAAAGGATGAGCTTCCT ATCGAAATAGACTTGGGGAAGCAGAGCCGTTATCACTCCGTATTCGCATGTCCAATCCTGCGACAGCAGAGCACCGAAAATAATCCACCGATGAAGTTGGTGTGCGGTCATGTAATTTCACGAGACGCCATCCTCAAATTGACTAGTGCTAACAA ATTGAAATGTCCGTACTGCCCGGTCGAACAAAACCGAGACGACGCCAGGTTATTATACTTCTAG